Genomic window (Spiroplasma sabaudiense Ar-1343):
TGTAATATTAATGATTGTAATTATGTTGATTTCATTTTTTGTTCTAATTGCTGTAATTAAAAAACAAATTGAAAACACTACTCGCCAAAATGGAATCCTGAGAGCTTTAGGGTGTCGACGCCATCAAATTGTAACCAGTTATCTAGCTTATCCATTAATGATTGCTTTGGCAGGAGGGATTTTAGGTTTCGTAATTGGGATGTCTTTCCAAGAAGTATCGGTTAATTTATTTAAAGTTTATTTTAACTTACCGTACCAAAACTTTATCATCACTTGGACATCTTTATTTACTTGTGTAATTTTGATATTTGGTTTGTTAACTTTGATCACAGTTATTACTTGTTCACTAATGATGCGCAAAACGCCATTAGAAATGATTTATAACGAGGGACGAGCTGGAACTAATAAATTTAAATTGGCAATGAAAAAAGCTTTTACAATTCGAAAAAACTTTGATAGTCGATTTAAAGCAGCATTGTTTTCAAATTCGATTGACAAGATGTTTGGAGTAGCTGCAACTATGTTTGTGAGTACCTCAGTAATTTGCGTTGCTACAATAACACCGTTAATTTTAAGAGATAACATAACATATACTTATAAAAATACTTCTTATAATACTCAAGTTGATTACTACCAACCAATTTACAATATTCCAACAAGCTTCTATAAAACCTATGATCCAACTGTAAAAGCATGAGATGCTAATACTCCAGGTTTCTTTAAAACCGAGCTAGGGGATAACGGAACAAACATGACAGATGATATTGATGAATTAGTAAATCAGTATTTAACTGGTAAAATTAATCCAGAAACATATTCACCAACATTTAACCCTTTGGACTTAACAAACCTACTTTATAAAAATACAAGTAAAGAATTTTTAAAAAGTAACAAAATAAATTTGGCGGAAAACCAACAAATATTATCAAAAATAATTATTGATAGTGCTTGACCAGATTATTCTAAGTTTGGCTTGGCGGAACTAAAAGATAAAAATACAATTATTTCAATGACTAGCACCTATACAAAAGCCAAAGAAAATGCAGCCCAATTGGAAAAATTAAGAAAATTCTACGCAAAATACCGTACAACTGTAGGGCTTGATGTAAAGCGTTCTGAATTTTTTAAAGGCGAAAATGAGTTAAATGGAGACAACCCAAATTTAATTGCTGATGAAGATTTTTATGAAATTAGTGAGTTTCCTGTTAGATTAACAAAAAATGGTAATTTAGTTCGTGAAAACGATTATGATACACCAGTTGAAAAACAATTAGAAACTGAATTGAGTTATTTACGTTTAAGGGCGTTAATGTACTCAATTTGAAATTGAACTAGGGCATATTTTATTGATAATATAAATCAAGCCTTTATTCAAGGAATTTACTTTCAATCTCCATATGAGGTTCGAAAAAATATTAAAACATCTTTTGAATCAAAAACAAGAGACTACAATATTTTATTTGGGGTTGTACCATATAATCCACAAACCGATGACATTGGAACCTACTTCCAAGCAACAAGTGGGGATGTCAGTTTTGGAGTTTATGGAATTAAATCTGATGCCAAGAACCAAGCATTAATTGACAAAAGTACAAATAAAAATTTAATTCCTAATCTACAAAATAACGAAAATGGGATTGTTTTGAATGCGACTTTAGCTAAAAAACTTCACGTTCGAACTGGTCAAACAATTAGTTTAAAACAATTACAAACTGCTTTATATAATGATGATGAAGCAATTCAAACAACTTCTTGGGATGGTTCAGAAATATCTGCAGCAATTCCAGGAGCTCAAAACTATACCAATGGAAAATATATTTATAGTTCTTTAGAAAACGAAGCGATTAAATGAAAAAATAAAGCAATTTCTGAAAATGATTATGTCCTGAATTCAACTGTTAATTTGAATGTCGTTCCAGGATCACCACCAATTAATCCATCCGTTTTAAATGAAAAAGTTGTCAATGGGCAAATCGCTTTAAAAAGTACCTTTAAAGAACAACAAGAATTTGTAATTAAAGGAATTACAAATCAATATGGTGATGCTAAAGCCTGAATTAATGAAGAACAAGCAAAATCCTTATCAAATTATGATGAAAGTGAAGCAATTTTATTTCAGTTATTTTTGAAAGAGTGGTTAAATCCTTATATCAAAGATAGTGACTATTTGTCAAAAGACTTAGTAGCTCGACTAAAAGAAGTGGCTCAAAAAAATCATTTAACTAGCAGAGAAAATTGAGGCTCAAAAGCTGTAGAAATTTTTAACCTTTTTGAAACTAACGCTTCAAATAACCCACTTGATCAAGATATTTTAAAAATGTTCAAAAATGAATACCCAATTTTTAACTACAAACTTTCTGCATCAAAAACAATCGATGATATTGAGGGTGGCTTAACTCAAATACAACAGTTTGGTGACTACTCAGTTCCAGCATTACGTGGTGGTGAATTTAACGGTAAATATTATCCAGCCTTTGGTCAAGAAGCTGCAGCCCAACTATTGCCCAAAGAACAAGTTATTAATACCTTAGAAAGTATTCTAGCGCTTGCCAATGCGGTTTTAGTCTTCATTGCTATTATTTCTGTTGTCTTGAGTTTTATTGTTATTATGTTAACAAGTAACGTAATTATTTCAGAAAATATGCGCATCATTGCCACAATGAAAGTTTTAGGATATAGTAATCGCAGCATTACCAATTTGGTTTTAAGTATGTATCTGCCAGTTGTTGTTGTTACAGCAATCTTGGGATTCTTTGCAGGACTTGGAATTTTAGAAGCTGGAGTTGGAATTTTAGCTGTTAGTGGTAATGTAATCCCATTAATTTTAAAATGATATTGACCACTATTTGTTACTTCAATTGTGTTTGTTTTATATATTATTTCATACTTGATGAGCTGATATTCAATGAATAAGGTCAACCCCTTAAGAGCGATTTATATTGACTAGAGAGTAGGTTTGAAAATGAAAAGATTACTAGCAATGATAGCTACTATATCATTAACAACAACAGCGGCCACTTCGGTTGTGGCCTGTTCTAATTGAGGGGACTGAACAGAAATCCAAGTTCCCCCACCAAAATTTCCTGTTTGAGTTAGTGGTTTTGAAGGGACTTCCCTTAATAAAATTGTTGTTGAGGAAAATCAGAATTTTGAAAAATTACAAAATGATATTAATGAAGCTCTAAAAGGTTCTCATTGAGATGCACCAGAAGCGGTTTCTTGAAGTTACAAAAAAAATAATGTCACTCTTGAAGAAACAGCGCTAGAAAATTTTGATTGGACTCGCAATGCAGATTATCAAGTAATTATCAAATCGAATTTGAAAGAATTTCCCGGAGAAGCAATTTTCTCATATACAGTGTCAAATTCAATGCATATTGCCGACCACTTAAGAACAACTGATTTAGGAACAATTGATGATAGTCGTGATAAGACAATTTTAATTGCCTTAATTTTCCAAAACATGAATTTAATTCCTTATATTAATGAAATTGCCGATCAATATGTCGAAGAAGGGGCTGTTGATAAAATTGTTCTTAAATATGACGAAGATAATAACGCAATTGGGGCAGTAATTGGGAGTGAAGAAACTTCTAAATTAAATCAAAGAACTTTTACAGGTTCAACTGAGGTAACATTTAAAGTTGTTTCCAAAGTTGCCCCTGATGAACCCGAAGATATCGCATCTTTGGTTAAGTCAAGTAGTATTGGAACTATCAATGATAATCGTAAATATACGATCATGATGTTCTTTATAACAGTTAATTTCGCTGCTTACTTGGAAAAACTAAGCGAATTAATCAATGACTTGGATGTCATCAACATCACAGAAACTTCAGCTACTATTAAGGCGATTCCTGAATCGCAGTATTTTAGTGGCAGTGTGGATGTGGTATTCCAAGTTTATCAACCCAGTTAACAATAAAGGAGAAACAAAATTATGAAAAAATTATTAGCTATTTTAGGATCGGCTTCAATTATAGCCACTTCAGGAATAAGTGCTGTGGCATGTGAAACAACAGTCGATGATAAAGACGATCGAATTAAAGAAGGGGCTTTGGATGATGTCTGTAAAATTACAAACATTATCGCAAACCGCCACTATTCAACCTCTGAGCAAGTCAGTGCTGGGGTTGCTGCAGGCTTGAAACCAAACCCAAAACTATTGGGAAACGAAAACGTTACAGAGTTGGATGTAATTGCTGGAATTAACCAAATGAATGGGACAGCAATTAAAGAATCTGATGTTACAATTGAATTTAAGGACAAAGATAAAAAATTAGCAACAGTTACCGCAAATGAGGGGTCAAAATTTACAGGAGAGGCCAATTTTCAAGTTAATAAAGATGCGAAATTTGAAGACTTAATTAAAAACAAGGATTTAGGAACTATTTTTATTCCAGAATCAATGCCTTTCCCCCCAGAACCAAACTCAAGCGGAGTTGTTAAAAAATTAGTTCCCCAACTAACAATTTTAATGGAATTTATTGGAGATCGTAATCGTGAATTAGAATATATCACTGATGCAATTTCGCTTTTAAGCTTTAAAGAAACAATTGGTAATACAAAACAAGTAATTGAAGAAACTAGAGCTGTGGTTACTTTGCCAAAAAACCAAATTATTACAGGTGGTGTTGAATTTAGTTATAAGACTAAAACTGATAACCGTCCAGGAATCAAAGAATTGGTAAAAGTAACAGATTTAGGGGAATTGGCAAATGATGATTCAGAAACAATCATTAAAGCAGTTTATGCTAAGAATAAAACAACTCTAAAATCTTATAAAGAAGAAGAAATCTTAGACGCAATTAATGTTACAATTGAAGCAAAGAAATCTTTTATTGAATTTAAAGCTGGAAACAACAAGTTTTTAGGTCATGACCCAGCATCATTTAGTGTTATTAACGGAGCCCTAGAAGAAGGGGAAAAATTCAAAAGAGAAGATTACCAATTGGATATCACTTATACAGTTAAAAAGTAACAAAATAGCAAAGTAACAAAGTAACAAAATAACAAATAAAATCTATTAATTAAATAATTAATAGTTTTTTTAAAATTATGAACTACACTTAAAAGTTAGTTTATAATTAGATTATTCAAGGAGACAAAAAAATGAAAAAATTACTAGCAATTTTGGGAGTACTTGGAATTAGTACTTCATCAGTGGGGGCAGTTGTTGCTTGCGAAAATAAAAAAGAAAAAGAAGATGATAAAATTACTTCAGGGGATTTATCAGACCCTAAAGTAGTAAGTGTAACAAATATTGTTGTTGATCGTGGTTTTTCAAAAGAAGAACTAATGAATCAAGATCTTGTTCATGACAATAAGAAAGTTACTGAACAAGCGGTTGTTGATGGTCTTAATTTATCAAATAATACAGCAATTGCTCTAAGCGATGTTGAAATTACCTTTTTAAATTCAGATAAAATCTTGGCAACTGTTACAGCAGTTGAGGGGTCAAAATTTACAGGAACAGTTGATGTACAGTTAAATAAAGATGTCAATATTGATGATATTATTAAAGTTACAAATATTGGTAATGTTTATATTGATAAAAAAGTTTGAAACCCAGAGGATGTTGGCCAACTAATCGTTAATGCAACTATGCTGATGGAATTTATCGGAACAAAAAACCCAGTTCTAGAACAGTTAGCAGATCAAATCTTTAAATTGACTATTGCAATATTTAGTGGCAAAAACCCAATTATAATTAGTCAAGATACAATAACGTTGGATTTTTCAGTAGTTGATGAAGGAGTCTTCTTAACAAGTAAAGTCACAATTAATTTTAAATACAATGATGATACTCGATTAACTATCAAAGAAGCCATTAAAACTACTGATTTAGGTCAAATTTCAAATAATGAAAAGGATACTATACTAAAAAAAGTTTATGCTTTAAATAAAGAAAACATGCCAAACATTAGTGAATCAGTATTTATTGAAAATGCAATTTTAAATAAAGATGCTGAAAAACCTGGAACCGCAACAATTGAATTTGTTGCAGGAACAGCTCTTTTTAAAGGCCATGATGCCACTGCTTTAGCAT
Coding sequences:
- a CDS encoding ABC transporter permease → MSNNKLLFKNNLKNILKNKIQFIGLVFLVFLTSVIFTITDITKTRIQNVYDNFISEKNSNQHDFIIDFEETTYISRKFGNAEDPFLKGISNIEQRQEFILNFLKNKLAQEDKTLAFNFDRVETRTFALNSQKTLKTVSLNYNQQVDKFMVQEGMPLEFWNSYHGSLNDYSKRWVYLNPTFAQANNIKINDIIRIEADSYGNSIRVEDDLDLSFYKNKDINTWIDDSKYSNENWFRVVGIGSSADFVTPIIDQTKPIPNSKNEGLIYVNPELFGNGKRPMTLNIDNEELTFDINVQSSNQNLQPKSSRDIETYFVGKFLDPTDAQKKSEILNSYLNTEEGAEEIGIYSFNERTKDTSNRLLTYKFDSEYKYSLRTTFLVSTLQFFNLGSVILMIVIMLISFFVLIAVIKKQIENTTRQNGILRALGCRRHQIVTSYLAYPLMIALAGGILGFVIGMSFQEVSVNLFKVYFNLPYQNFIITWTSLFTCVILIFGLLTLITVITCSLMMRKTPLEMIYNEGRAGTNKFKLAMKKAFTIRKNFDSRFKAALFSNSIDKMFGVAATMFVSTSVICVATITPLILRDNITYTYKNTSYNTQVDYYQPIYNIPTSFYKTYDPTVKAWDANTPGFFKTELGDNGTNMTDDIDELVNQYLTGKINPETYSPTFNPLDLTNLLYKNTSKEFLKSNKINLAENQQILSKIIIDSAWPDYSKFGLAELKDKNTIISMTSTYTKAKENAAQLEKLRKFYAKYRTTVGLDVKRSEFFKGENELNGDNPNLIADEDFYEISEFPVRLTKNGNLVRENDYDTPVEKQLETELSYLRLRALMYSIWNWTRAYFIDNINQAFIQGIYFQSPYEVRKNIKTSFESKTRDYNILFGVVPYNPQTDDIGTYFQATSGDVSFGVYGIKSDAKNQALIDKSTNKNLIPNLQNNENGIVLNATLAKKLHVRTGQTISLKQLQTALYNDDEAIQTTSWDGSEISAAIPGAQNYTNGKYIYSSLENEAIKWKNKAISENDYVLNSTVNLNVVPGSPPINPSVLNEKVVNGQIALKSTFKEQQEFVIKGITNQYGDAKAWINEEQAKSLSNYDESEAILFQLFLKEWLNPYIKDSDYLSKDLVARLKEVAQKNHLTSRENWGSKAVEIFNLFETNASNNPLDQDILKMFKNEYPIFNYKLSASKTIDDIEGGLTQIQQFGDYSVPALRGGEFNGKYYPAFGQEAAAQLLPKEQVINTLESILALANAVLVFIAIISVVLSFIVIMLTSNVIISENMRIIATMKVLGYSNRSITNLVLSMYLPVVVVTAILGFFAGLGILEAGVGILAVSGNVIPLILKWYWPLFVTSIVFVLYIISYLMSWYSMNKVNPLRAIYID
- a CDS encoding lipoprotein — encoded protein: MKRLLAMIATISLTTTAATSVVACSNWGDWTEIQVPPPKFPVWVSGFEGTSLNKIVVEENQNFEKLQNDINEALKGSHWDAPEAVSWSYKKNNVTLEETALENFDWTRNADYQVIIKSNLKEFPGEAIFSYTVSNSMHIADHLRTTDLGTIDDSRDKTILIALIFQNMNLIPYINEIADQYVEEGAVDKIVLKYDEDNNAIGAVIGSEETSKLNQRTFTGSTEVTFKVVSKVAPDEPEDIASLVKSSSIGTINDNRKYTIMMFFITVNFAAYLEKLSELINDLDVINITETSATIKAIPESQYFSGSVDVVFQVYQPS
- a CDS encoding lipoprotein, with the protein product MKKLLAILGSASIIATSGISAVACETTVDDKDDRIKEGALDDVCKITNIIANRHYSTSEQVSAGVAAGLKPNPKLLGNENVTELDVIAGINQMNGTAIKESDVTIEFKDKDKKLATVTANEGSKFTGEANFQVNKDAKFEDLIKNKDLGTIFIPESMPFPPEPNSSGVVKKLVPQLTILMEFIGDRNRELEYITDAISLLSFKETIGNTKQVIEETRAVVTLPKNQIITGGVEFSYKTKTDNRPGIKELVKVTDLGELANDDSETIIKAVYAKNKTTLKSYKEEEILDAINVTIEAKKSFIEFKAGNNKFLGHDPASFSVINGALEEGEKFKREDYQLDITYTVKK
- a CDS encoding lipoprotein; the protein is MKKLLAILGVLGISTSSVGAVVACENKKEKEDDKITSGDLSDPKVVSVTNIVVDRGFSKEELMNQDLVHDNKKVTEQAVVDGLNLSNNTAIALSDVEITFLNSDKILATVTAVEGSKFTGTVDVQLNKDVNIDDIIKVTNIGNVYIDKKVWNPEDVGQLIVNATMLMEFIGTKNPVLEQLADQIFKLTIAIFSGKNPIIISQDTITLDFSVVDEGVFLTSKVTINFKYNDDTRLTIKEAIKTTDLGQISNNEKDTILKKVYALNKENMPNISESVFIENAILNKDAEKPGTATIEFVAGTALFKGHDATALALLGMELEDIQVEVQFAV